In Eubalaena glacialis isolate mEubGla1 chromosome 2, mEubGla1.1.hap2.+ XY, whole genome shotgun sequence, a single genomic region encodes these proteins:
- the CALM1 gene encoding calmodulin-1 encodes MADQLTEEQIAEFKEAFSLFDKDGDGTITTKELGTVMRSLGQNPTEAELQDMINEVDADGNGTIDFPEFLTMMARKMKDTDSEEEIREAFRVFDKDGNGYISAAELRHVMTNLGEKLTDEEVDEMIREADIDGDGQVNYEEFVQMMTAK; translated from the exons ATG GCTGATCAGCTGACCGAAGAACAGATTGCTG AATTCAAGGAAGCTTTCTCCCTATTTGACAAAGATGGCGATGGCACCATCACAACAAAGGAACTTGGAACCGTCATGAGGTCACTGGGTCAGAACCCAACAGAAGCCGAATTGCAGGATATGATCAACGAAGTGGACGCTGATG gTAATGGCACCATTGATTTCCCAGAATTTTTGACTATGATGGctagaaaaatgaaagatacaGACAGTGAAGAAGAAATCCGCGAGGCATTCCGAGTCTTTGACAAG GATGGCAATGGTTACATCAGTGCTGCAGAACTACGTCACGTCATGACAAACTTAGGAGAAAAACTAACAGATGAAGAAGTAGATGAAATGATCAGAGAAGCAGATATTGATGGAGATGGACAAGTCAACTACGAAG AATTCGTACAGATGATGACTGCAAAATGA